In Streptomyces chartreusis NRRL 3882, the following are encoded in one genomic region:
- a CDS encoding DUF3093 domain-containing protein, whose translation MQLSAAPYEERLTAPRSWWLISFLVGVSMALVLLPFGTLPMLGGLAGGTAVAAVAASSYGSVRIRVVGDSLIAGEAKIPVAALGEAEVLDAEETRAWRTHKADPRAFMLLRAYIPTALRVEVTDPEDPTPYLYLSTREPERLAEALRAAKPA comes from the coding sequence ATGCAGCTCTCCGCCGCCCCGTACGAAGAACGCCTGACCGCTCCCCGGTCCTGGTGGCTGATCTCGTTCCTGGTCGGGGTCTCCATGGCCCTGGTCCTGCTCCCGTTCGGCACGCTGCCGATGCTCGGCGGCCTGGCCGGCGGCACGGCGGTCGCGGCCGTCGCCGCGAGTTCGTACGGCTCGGTCCGCATCCGTGTGGTGGGCGATTCCCTGATCGCGGGCGAGGCGAAGATCCCGGTGGCGGCCCTGGGCGAGGCGGAGGTCCTGGACGCGGAGGAAACCCGCGCCTGGCGCACCCACAAGGCCGACCCGCGCGCCTTCATGCTGCTGCGCGCCTACATCCCCACGGCCCTGCGCGTGGAGGTCACGGACCCGGAGGACCCGACCCCGTACCTGTACCTGTCCACGCGCGAGCCGGAGCGCCTTGCGGAGGCTCTGAGGGCCGCGAAGCCTGCGTAG
- the dut gene encoding dUTP diphosphatase encodes MSRQPVDVLIRRVDPDVPLPSYAHPGDAGADLRTTEACRLEPGERAVLPTGVSVALPEGYAAFVHPRSGLAARCGVALVNAPGTVDAGYRGEIKVIVVNLDPREAVRFERFDRIAQLVVQQVERVRFREVAELPGSARAEGGFGSTGGHAAVDGTSDTSGQAALGGQAGGNRYASVVSDREGQ; translated from the coding sequence GTGAGCCGTCAGCCCGTGGACGTGCTGATCCGGCGCGTCGATCCGGACGTACCGCTTCCGTCGTATGCCCACCCAGGGGACGCGGGAGCCGATCTGCGGACCACCGAGGCGTGCCGACTGGAGCCCGGCGAGCGGGCCGTGCTGCCCACGGGAGTGTCTGTGGCGCTGCCGGAGGGGTACGCGGCCTTCGTGCACCCCCGGTCCGGCCTGGCCGCCCGCTGCGGCGTCGCCCTGGTGAATGCCCCGGGGACGGTTGATGCCGGGTACCGTGGGGAGATCAAGGTGATCGTGGTGAATCTCGACCCGCGCGAGGCCGTGCGGTTCGAGCGCTTCGACCGGATCGCCCAACTGGTCGTCCAGCAGGTCGAGAGGGTCCGCTTCCGCGAGGTGGCGGAGCTTCCCGGCTCCGCGCGGGCCGAGGGGGGCTTCGGGTCCACCGGAGGACACGCCGCGGTGGACGGGACGAGCGACACAAGCGGTCAGGCCGCCCTGGGCGGTCAGGCGGGTGGGAATCGATACGCTTCGGTCGTATCCGACCGGGAAGGACAGTGA
- a CDS encoding PaaI family thioesterase gives MSRTSTALQPPADAVRPVRHPDAPAPGELLGAHYGQCFGCGGDQPHGLHLEARAGEGVSLTAEFTVQPAHQGAPGLAHGGVLTSALDETLGSLNWLLRTIAVTGRLETDFVRPVPVGTTLYLEAEVTAVAGRKIYSTATGRVGGPDGPVAVRADALFIEVKVDHFVDHGRQEEIQAAMNDPDQVRRARAFEVNP, from the coding sequence GTGAGTCGTACTTCCACTGCTCTTCAGCCTCCGGCCGACGCCGTGCGACCGGTGCGGCACCCGGACGCCCCGGCGCCCGGTGAGCTCCTCGGCGCGCACTACGGCCAGTGTTTCGGCTGCGGCGGCGACCAGCCGCACGGGCTGCACCTGGAGGCGCGGGCCGGCGAGGGCGTGTCACTCACCGCCGAGTTCACGGTGCAGCCCGCCCACCAGGGCGCCCCGGGCCTCGCCCACGGCGGTGTGCTCACCTCGGCCCTGGACGAGACCCTGGGCTCGCTGAACTGGCTGCTGCGCACGATCGCCGTGACCGGACGGCTGGAGACCGACTTCGTGCGGCCCGTGCCCGTCGGCACCACGCTGTACCTGGAGGCGGAGGTGACGGCGGTGGCCGGGCGGAAGATCTACTCGACCGCCACCGGACGCGTCGGCGGCCCCGACGGGCCCGTCGCCGTCCGTGCCGACGCGCTCTTCATCGAGGTGAAGGTCGACCACTTCGTCGACCACGGCCGCCAGGAGGAGATCCAGGCGGCCATGAACGACCCGGACCAGGTCCGGCGCGCCCGCGCCTTCGAGGTGAACCCATGA
- a CDS encoding DUF3710 domain-containing protein: protein MFGRRKKRDAAEDAAGEAEQVVDSEAGGEGERLRLEPAPRPDGPWDSSEVRDPGEGRVDLGGLFVPGVDGMELRVEVAGDAIVAATVVLRDSAIQLQGFAAPKREGIWAEVREEIGSGITQQGGIVDEVEGPLGWELRAQVPVQLPDGTGGFQVVRFVGVDGPRWFLRGVISGQGAVQPQAAGLLEQIFRDTVVVRGEGPMAPRDPIVLKLPNDAQMVPEGVQQEEGSRFAGGMGQLQRGPEITEVR from the coding sequence GTGTTCGGACGTCGCAAGAAGAGGGATGCCGCCGAGGACGCGGCCGGCGAGGCCGAGCAGGTCGTCGACAGCGAGGCGGGCGGCGAGGGTGAGCGCCTGAGGCTCGAGCCGGCGCCGCGGCCCGACGGGCCCTGGGACAGCTCCGAGGTCCGCGACCCGGGCGAGGGCCGGGTCGACCTGGGCGGTCTGTTCGTGCCGGGCGTCGACGGCATGGAGCTGCGGGTCGAGGTCGCGGGTGACGCGATCGTGGCGGCTACGGTCGTGCTGCGGGACAGCGCCATCCAGTTGCAGGGCTTCGCCGCGCCCAAGCGTGAGGGCATCTGGGCCGAGGTGCGCGAGGAGATCGGCTCGGGCATCACCCAGCAGGGCGGCATCGTCGACGAGGTCGAGGGGCCGCTGGGCTGGGAGCTGCGGGCCCAGGTGCCGGTGCAGCTGCCGGACGGCACCGGCGGCTTCCAGGTCGTGCGGTTCGTCGGTGTGGACGGCCCCCGCTGGTTCCTGCGCGGGGTCATCTCGGGCCAGGGCGCGGTGCAGCCGCAGGCCGCCGGGCTGCTCGAGCAGATCTTCCGGGACACCGTCGTCGTCCGCGGTGAGGGCCCGATGGCGCCCCGCGACCCGATCGTCCTGAAGCTGCCCAACGACGCCCAGATGGTTCCCGAGGGCGTCCAGCAGGAGGAGGGCTCCCGTTTCGCCGGCGGAATGGGCCAGCTCCAGCGCGGACCGGAGATCACCGAGGTTCGCTGA
- a CDS encoding sensor histidine kinase: MATTPAPPKAPPKPTWDPRRPAPPLPWLRPTIRIRLTLLYGGMFLIAGILLLSIIYLLAAQALNVGSELPFKIVEGKVTSDICNLPDQASPSEFNNAMNHCVNEQRQNALDNLLSRSLLALLGLAVIAFAFGYAMAGRVLSPLGRITRTARAVAGSDLSRRIELDGPDDELKELADTFDDMLERLQRAFTAQQRFVGNASHELRTPLAINRTLLEVHLSDPNAPVELQQLGKTLLATNERSEQLVEGLLLLARSDNQIVERGPVDLAEVAEQAIDQVHGEAEAKGVRIRGEQKPAVVQGNGVLLERIALNLVQNAVRYNVAEGGWVEVTTDVQHGQAVLVVSNTGPVVPAYEIDNLFEPFRRLRTERTGSDKGVGLGLSIVRSVARAHGGHIFAQPREGGGLVMRVTLPI; this comes from the coding sequence GTGGCCACCACTCCCGCGCCTCCCAAGGCGCCCCCGAAGCCCACCTGGGACCCCCGGCGGCCCGCGCCGCCGCTCCCCTGGCTGCGCCCGACCATCCGCATAAGGCTCACGCTGCTCTACGGCGGCATGTTCCTGATCGCCGGCATCCTGCTGCTGTCGATCATCTACCTGCTGGCCGCGCAGGCGCTGAACGTGGGCAGCGAGCTGCCCTTCAAGATCGTCGAGGGCAAGGTCACCAGCGACATCTGCAACCTGCCCGACCAGGCCTCGCCCAGCGAGTTCAACAACGCCATGAACCACTGCGTCAACGAGCAGCGCCAGAACGCCCTGGACAACCTGCTCAGCCGCTCGCTGCTGGCGCTGCTCGGTCTGGCGGTCATCGCCTTCGCCTTCGGCTACGCCATGGCCGGCCGCGTCCTGTCGCCGCTGGGCCGGATCACCCGAACCGCGCGCGCGGTGGCGGGCTCCGACCTGTCCCGCCGGATCGAGCTGGACGGCCCGGACGACGAGCTGAAGGAGCTGGCGGACACCTTCGACGACATGCTGGAGCGGCTCCAGCGCGCCTTCACCGCCCAGCAGCGCTTCGTCGGCAACGCCTCGCACGAGCTGAGAACGCCGCTGGCGATCAACCGCACGCTCCTCGAGGTGCACCTGTCGGACCCGAACGCGCCGGTGGAGCTGCAGCAGCTGGGCAAGACGCTGCTGGCCACCAACGAGCGCAGCGAGCAGCTCGTCGAGGGCCTGCTGCTGCTCGCCCGCAGCGACAACCAGATCGTCGAGCGGGGCCCGGTGGACCTCGCGGAGGTCGCCGAGCAGGCCATCGACCAGGTGCACGGCGAGGCCGAGGCCAAGGGCGTGCGGATCCGCGGCGAGCAGAAGCCCGCGGTCGTCCAGGGCAACGGCGTGCTGCTGGAGCGGATCGCGCTGAACCTGGTGCAGAACGCCGTGCGCTACAACGTGGCCGAGGGCGGCTGGGTCGAGGTCACCACCGACGTCCAGCACGGCCAGGCGGTCCTGGTCGTCTCCAACACGGGCCCGGTCGTGCCGGCGTACGAGATCGACAACCTCTTCGAGCCGTTCCGGCGGCTGCGGACGGAGCGCACGGGCAGCGACAAGGGCGTCGGACTCGGTCTGTCCATCGTCCGGTCGGTGGCCCGGGCGCACGGCGGGCACATCTTCGCCCAGCCGCGCGAAGGAGGTGGGCTCGTGATGCGAGTCACGCTGCCCATCTGA
- a CDS encoding response regulator transcription factor, whose amino-acid sequence MRVLVVEDEQLLADAVATGLRREAMAVDVVYDGAAALERIGVNDYDVVVLDRDLPLVHGDDVCRKIVELGMPTRVLMLTASGDVSDRVEGLEIGADDYLPKPFAFSELIARVRALGRRTSVPLPPVLERAGIKLDPNRREVFRDGKEVQLAPKEFAVLEVLMRSEGAVVSAEQLLEKAWDENTDPFTNVVRVTVMTLRRKLGEPPVIVTVPGSGYRI is encoded by the coding sequence GTGCGCGTACTCGTCGTCGAGGACGAGCAACTGCTCGCCGATGCGGTGGCCACCGGACTGCGCCGGGAGGCCATGGCCGTCGACGTCGTGTACGACGGTGCGGCCGCCCTGGAGCGCATCGGCGTCAACGACTACGACGTGGTCGTCCTCGACCGCGACCTCCCGCTCGTGCACGGCGACGACGTCTGCCGCAAGATCGTCGAGCTCGGCATGCCCACGCGCGTGCTGATGCTCACGGCCTCCGGCGACGTCAGCGACCGGGTGGAGGGCCTGGAGATCGGCGCCGACGACTACTTGCCCAAGCCGTTCGCCTTCAGTGAGCTCATCGCGCGCGTGCGCGCCCTGGGCCGGCGCACCAGCGTGCCCCTGCCGCCGGTCCTGGAGCGCGCCGGGATCAAGCTCGACCCCAACCGCCGCGAGGTCTTCCGCGACGGCAAGGAGGTCCAGCTCGCGCCCAAGGAGTTCGCCGTCCTGGAGGTGCTGATGCGCAGCGAGGGCGCCGTCGTCTCGGCGGAGCAGCTGCTGGAGAAGGCCTGGGACGAGAACACCGACCCCTTCACGAACGTCGTCCGCGTGACGGTCATGACCCTGCGCCGCAAGCTCGGCGAGCCGCCCGTGATCGTCACCGTCCCCGGCTCCGGCTACCGGATCTGA
- a CDS encoding alginate lyase family protein has product MRRTALLAAAAALVAGALVRPADAAPGTFVHPGVTVSKGQLDFTRSKVDAGAQPWKGAFDQMMASKYADPNRTPRPRAVVECGSYSNPDLGCTDEREDAIAAYTQALAWYVTRDERHARKAIELMDAWSAVIRDHTNSNAPLQTGWAGSSWPKAAEIIKHTYTGSWAGSGRFATMLRTVYLPEVINGSHSNGNWELSMMEAAVGISVFLEDKASYDKAMARFRTRTAAYVYLTSDGDLPKTVPSQNLDTREKIVKYWQGQSTFVDGLSQETCRDFTHTGYGLSAISHVAETSRIQGQDLYRTDVGERLRHGLGLHAKYQLGTAAPGWLCGGSLKPGLGPVPEVGHNALANRLGHAMTNTETLTLRGRPAGSNNLFVAWETLTHGDNPA; this is encoded by the coding sequence ATGCGCAGAACCGCACTCCTCGCGGCCGCGGCCGCCCTCGTCGCCGGTGCCCTTGTCCGGCCCGCCGACGCCGCTCCCGGCACCTTCGTCCACCCCGGAGTCACCGTCTCCAAGGGCCAGCTGGACTTCACCCGCTCCAAGGTCGACGCCGGCGCCCAGCCCTGGAAGGGCGCCTTCGACCAGATGATGGCGAGCAAGTATGCCGACCCGAACCGCACGCCCAGGCCCCGGGCGGTCGTCGAGTGCGGTTCGTACTCCAACCCCGACCTCGGCTGCACCGACGAACGCGAGGACGCGATCGCCGCCTACACCCAGGCCCTCGCCTGGTACGTCACCCGCGACGAACGGCACGCCCGCAAGGCGATCGAGCTGATGGACGCCTGGTCCGCGGTGATCAGGGACCACACCAACAGCAACGCGCCCCTCCAGACCGGCTGGGCCGGCTCCTCCTGGCCCAAGGCCGCCGAGATCATCAAGCACACGTACACCGGGAGCTGGGCCGGCTCCGGCCGCTTCGCCACCATGCTCCGCACCGTGTACCTGCCCGAGGTGATCAACGGCTCGCACTCCAACGGCAACTGGGAACTGTCGATGATGGAGGCCGCCGTCGGCATCTCCGTCTTCCTGGAGGACAAGGCGTCGTACGACAAGGCCATGGCGAGGTTCCGCACGCGCACGGCCGCCTACGTCTACCTGACCTCCGACGGCGACCTGCCGAAGACCGTGCCGAGCCAGAACCTCGACACCCGGGAGAAGATCGTCAAGTACTGGCAGGGCCAGTCGACCTTCGTCGACGGTCTCAGCCAGGAGACCTGCCGGGACTTCACCCACACCGGGTACGGCCTCTCGGCCATCTCGCACGTCGCGGAGACCAGCCGGATCCAGGGGCAGGACCTCTACCGCACCGACGTCGGCGAGCGGCTGCGGCACGGGCTCGGCCTCCACGCCAAGTACCAGCTCGGTACCGCCGCTCCCGGCTGGCTGTGCGGCGGCTCGCTGAAGCCGGGGCTCGGGCCGGTACCCGAGGTCGGCCACAACGCCCTGGCCAACCGTCTCGGACACGCCATGACCAACACCGAGACGCTGACCCTGCGCGGCCGTCCCGCCGGCAGCAACAACCTCTTCGTCGCCTGGGAGACCCTCACCCACGGCGACAACCCCGCGTGA
- a CDS encoding DUF4193 domain-containing protein encodes MATDYDTPRKTDDDVDSDSLEELKARRNDKSASAVDVDEFEAAEGLELPGADLSNEELAVRVLPKQQDEFTCMSCFLVHHRSQLAREKNGQPICRDCD; translated from the coding sequence ATGGCAACCGATTACGACACTCCACGCAAGACCGACGACGACGTTGACTCGGACAGCCTCGAAGAGCTGAAGGCTCGGAGGAACGACAAGTCGGCCTCCGCAGTGGACGTCGACGAGTTCGAGGCCGCGGAAGGCCTCGAGCTGCCCGGCGCCGATCTCTCGAACGAGGAGCTGGCAGTCCGAGTGCTCCCGAAGCAGCAGGACGAGTTCACCTGCATGAGCTGCTTCCTGGTGCACCACCGCAGCCAGCTGGCCCGGGAGAAGAACGGTCAGCCGATCTGCCGCGACTGCGACTGA
- a CDS encoding inositol monophosphatase family protein, with protein sequence MTDPLHKDLLALAQEAARRAGALLRDGRPADLAVAATKSSPIDVVTEMDIAAEKLITGLIAERRPDDGILGEEGAATEGTSGVRWVIDPLDGTVNYLYGLPTWSVSVAAEQDGETVVGVVTAPMRGETFHAVRGSGAWATGAWDGQRRLACRPAPPLDQALVSTGFNYVHEVRAHQAEVAQRLIPLLRDIRRGGSAAVDLCDLAAGRLDGYYERGLHAWDLAAGDLIAREAGALTGGRPGERPSGDLAVAGTPGVFEPLQRLLEDFGAWHD encoded by the coding sequence GTGACCGACCCCCTGCACAAGGATCTGCTCGCTCTCGCCCAGGAGGCCGCCCGGCGCGCGGGCGCGCTGCTGCGGGACGGACGCCCGGCCGACCTCGCCGTGGCCGCGACCAAGTCCAGCCCCATCGACGTCGTCACGGAGATGGACATCGCGGCCGAGAAGCTGATCACCGGCCTGATCGCCGAGCGCCGCCCGGACGACGGCATCCTCGGCGAGGAGGGCGCCGCCACGGAGGGCACGAGCGGCGTCCGCTGGGTCATCGACCCGCTCGACGGCACGGTCAACTACCTGTACGGGCTGCCCACCTGGTCCGTCTCCGTCGCCGCCGAGCAGGACGGCGAGACCGTCGTCGGAGTCGTCACGGCCCCGATGCGCGGCGAGACCTTCCACGCCGTGCGCGGCAGCGGTGCCTGGGCCACCGGCGCCTGGGACGGCCAGCGCAGGCTGGCCTGCCGCCCCGCGCCGCCCCTGGACCAGGCGCTGGTCTCCACGGGCTTCAACTACGTCCACGAGGTCCGCGCCCACCAGGCCGAGGTCGCCCAGCGGCTGATCCCGCTGCTGCGCGACATCCGGCGCGGCGGTTCGGCCGCGGTCGACCTGTGCGACCTGGCCGCCGGGCGCCTCGACGGCTACTACGAGCGCGGCCTGCACGCCTGGGACCTCGCGGCGGGCGACCTGATCGCCCGGGAGGCGGGCGCGCTGACCGGTGGACGCCCCGGAGAGCGCCCGTCAGGAGATCTGGCAGTCGCGGGTACCCCGGGCGTCTTCGAGCCCCTCCAGCGCCTCCTGGAGGACTTCGGCGCCTGGCACGACTGA